A region of the Salvia splendens isolate huo1 chromosome 11, SspV2, whole genome shotgun sequence genome:
AATATAAGAATATGGGGACGAGAAAGAGTGGAGAGAAGTGCAAAAATATGCAGATAACTAATTTTTGCCGGTTCTTTTCCTCTGCAGCCTCAAGGGGAGAATTATGCTCATCCACAAATATGCTTCTTCCATGTGCTTTTCAAGGTTAATTCATTTTGCTGTTCTGACTTTTTAGTTTTGTTTCTGTCTTCTATTTTGCTCTTGAATTTGTTTATATTCTAATGCCGTGAAAGTGATTCCTTTCTAGGGTGCTGCCTTGGCCTTTTATATCCTTTCAGCCCTATTTGTGGATAATTTTGTCATCATATTTGTGGTCACTGTACTTCTAGCTGCACTTGATTTTTGGGTTGTCAAGAATGTAAGTGGTCGCATCTTAGTGGGCCTCAGATGGTGGAATGAAATCAATGACGACGGTGAGAGTGTGTGGAAATTTGAATGCCTTGACCAAGAGGTGAGGATATTTTTCCACTTGAAGTCTTGAATGCATGGAATCTGTTCTACGCTCCCACAAACATGTTTACCcattgtttccattttattcaGTCAATGGCTCGAATGAACAAGAAGGATTCATGGCTGTTCTGGTGGACCTTATACATTACGGTAAATAAAGACTCTAGAGTTAAGCTACCATACAGATATAATTTAGTTCAATTGGAAAGAAAAGAATGATGGTATATAGATGATTATGTTACAAAGGTTTGCCAAATAAGGATTTACATATCAATGAATGGTGTGTATAATTCTTGAGTTGTCAATTCTTCAACATCAACCATAAATCTTTTTGCATGTGAAGCTTTCTCTATTTAACGTCATCTGATCTTCCTTATCTTTTGCTAATTAATTGaacaatttatatattttcttgGCAGGCGGTTGCATGGATCTTTTTTGCCATATTCTCACTGATTAGGTTCCAAGCTGATTATCTTCTCGTTGTTGGTGTGTGCTTGACCCTTAGCATTGCTAATATCATCGGCTTCACTAAATGCCAGAAAGGTTCGTATACTATGGATGCATATCTCAAGTGTCGGATTTTACAATTCTACTTTAGTGACTTAGTCCTCAACtgtttttacttgctttctgTATGTATGTGCACACTCTTCTGCTTAGTGCATAAATTACTTTGACTGCTGCTGATGCCTCTACTTGCATTATCTTGCTATTGGTGATAACTTACACGTCGGATGTTTTTTTTACACATATTATCTACTTTTACACTCTGCATTTTGGTTGTAGCCTCCCAAGTTCTATTTTTGACCAGAGAGAATAATTCATGCAAATTTGAGTCTTAACTTTTAACCCGGAAAGTCAAAATATTCGTCTAATTATTTCTGTCCACCTTTGTTTTGCAGATGCTAAGAAGCAGCTTCAGCAATTCGCTTCCCAGACCATTGCTTCTCGTTTCCAGTCTACCATTCAGTCGGCATTTAGTGTGGTTTGAGTTGATTACAGTATCAATCAGAGGAGAAGCGATTTGCAGTCGAGCAGATTATATTTGTTTATCGTGTAAATGAACATTCAATGTGATCATATATGTGGAAGTGTTGCTCATATACTCGTGTACACAGAGGAAGGTGCATGTCTGTGTATCATTTTGATATCTGAAGGTGTTGTAATACGTAAAGCAAAGTGACATCTTGTTTGTTAggatctctcttttttttttaggtCTTTTCATTTGTTCTCATTCTATGGAATTGGAGATACTATTACACTTTAACATCTACTTAGTACTATTACATTTGATCAAAGAAATATTAAGCTAGCAAGCAAGTAATAAATTTTGTGAGATGTGAATTTTATACCCAGCTTGAGCTTTATCCAATTCAATTCTTGACATGATATTATTTAACATAATTATTTGACAAATTCTGGGAATGAAATAAAGTTAGGGGCAAAATCGTCTTAACACAACAGCAATCCAGGTTGGATGTTGAAACAAGACCAAGATAGAGGAAAAATGTGGATATAATGAAGGTTGTGGTTAGAGTGTGGGCTTGTCTTATCCCTATTGTAAGAATCAGGGAGTCTGGAATAATAACCCCATAAAATGTTTATGGGCAATT
Encoded here:
- the LOC121756322 gene encoding Golgi apparatus membrane protein-like protein ECHIDNA; this translates as MDLNPPQGENYAHPQICFFHVLFKGAALAFYILSALFVDNFVIIFVVTVLLAALDFWVVKNVSGRILVGLRWWNEINDDGESVWKFECLDQESMARMNKKDSWLFWWTLYITAVAWIFFAIFSLIRFQADYLLVVGVCLTLSIANIIGFTKCQKDAKKQLQQFASQTIASRFQSTIQSAFSVV